In Triticum aestivum cultivar Chinese Spring chromosome 5B, IWGSC CS RefSeq v2.1, whole genome shotgun sequence, the following proteins share a genomic window:
- the LOC123114454 gene encoding receptor-like protein EIX2, protein MEKAPMDKLLLSKIHIVLLGALLLLIKGKGFVESSSSSSHPNDTATGCIADERSALTGFKAGLLDPGNLLSSWKGDDCCKWEGVICSSRNSHVVELDLWGFGCDDFPRDVRWKVLGGNISSSVLGLRHLQYLDLSCNGFYGVQVPEFLGSLHKLMYIDLWYSSFIGRIPPQLGNLSNLQYLSLAYGAGTYSKDITWLSKLTSLEYLDLSGTNLSTIVHWLPVVAMLPSLNVLSLRSCDLRTSPASLPLSNLTSLETLDLYYNSFPRHITPNWFWGLTSLKYLDIGGNGFYGQLPDEIGNLTYIVELDLGSNYLVGMIPSNLKNLCSLEKFDVSNNSMSGSITEFFLRLPSCSWNKLKYMHQPSNNVTRIPPTKLEPLSNLRYLFIGSNNLSGHVPLLIGKFTKLIKLDLSDNKLEGFIHYNNLSGLESLEYLWLSNNYLTLTMNSTWVPPSNLTNIALRSCLLGPKFPLWLRWLTRLDNLDISNTSISDTVPDWFWTMASTVKTLNMRHNNISGYLPSTMEFMRATAIDLSSNQFNGPIPKLPINLTDLYLSGNNLVGPLPLDFGAPRLVTLILFDNSISGSIPSSLCKLRSLLLLDMSKNKLTGTMPDCSTSKKNMNSLNILNLSLGNNNLSGGFPSFLQYCQKLIFLDLSHNHFFGTLPTWIQEKLPYLAFLRLRSNMFYGHIPEELTKLVNLQHLDLAYNNLTGSIAKSIVYCKGMIATRDDYNYAVYSALGYGWSMGLNDFTYTENVMVVTKGQERLYTGEIMYMVNLDLSCNNISGDIPEEIGTLVELKNLNLSWNTFSGKIPENIGALVQVESLDLSNNELSGKIPPSLSALMSLSWLNLSYNNLTGEVPSGDQLQTLKDPEYIYIGNSGLCGPPLSKNCSQPKPITATREHHDDVTDVVSFFFAMGSGYVMGIWVVFCIFLFKRKWRVNWYSVCDSLYDWVYVRVAVTWASWTREKTAEAKTDR, encoded by the exons ATGGAAAAGGCACCGATGGACAAGCTCCTACTCTCCAAAATCCACATAGTGCTACTAGGTGCCCTTCTCTTGCTCATCAAAGGAAAGGGCTTtgtagagtcatcctcatcatcttccCATCCAAACGACACGGCCACCGGCTGTATCGCCGATGAGAGGTCTGCGCTCACTGGCTTCAAAGCAGGCCTCTTGGACCCTGGAAACCTCCTTTCATCATGGAAGGGCGATGACTGCTGCAAATGGGAGGGCGTTATTTGCAGCAGCAGAAACAGCCATGTCGTCGAGCTCGACCTCTGGGGCTTTGGTTGTGACGACTTCCCCAGAGATGTGAGATGGAAGGTGCTAGGAGGAAACATTAGCTCCTCGGTGCTTGGCCTGCGACATCTACAGTATCTCGACCTCAGTTGCAATGGGTTCTATGGGGTGCAAGTACCTGAGTTCCTGGGTTCTCTCCACAAGTTGATGTACATCGACCTGTGGTACTCAAGCTTCATTGGAAGGATACCGCCGCAGCTGGGTAATCTCTCCAACTTACAGTACTTAAGTCTCGCCTATGGTGCTGGCACATACTCCAAGGATATCACCTGGTTGTCAAAGTTAACTTCCCTTGAGTACCTGGACCTGAGCGGCACAAACCTCAGTACAATTGTTCACTGGCTTCCGGTTGTGGCCATGCTTCCATCTCTGAACGTTCTTTCTCTTAGAAGTTGCGATCTTAGAACTAGCCCTGCTTCACTTCCACTTTCAAACCTGACATCTCTTGAAACACTTGACCTTTACTACAATAGCTTCCCTAGACACATCACACCCAACTGGTTTTGGGGTTTAACTAGCCTCAAGTATCTAGATATTGGAGGCAATGGTTTCTATGGCCAACTTCCGGACGAGATAGGTAATCTGACCTACATAGTAGAGCTTGATTTAGGATCAAATTACCTTGTGGGCATGATACCATCAAACCTGAAGAACCTATGTAGCTTGGAAAAATTTGATGTAAGTAACAACAGCATGAGTGGAAGCATAACAGAGTTCTTCCTACGCTTGCCTAGTTGCTCATGGAATAAGTTGAAATACATGCATCAACCTTCCAACAATGTGACAAGAATCCCACCAACCAAATTAGAACCCTTAAGCAATCTGAGGTACCTTTTTATCGGTAGTAATAACCTTTCTGGTCATGTGCCACTATTGATAGGAAAGTTCACAAAGTTAATTAAATTGGACCTGAGCGACAATAAACTGGAAGGCTTCataca CTATAATAATCTATCAGGACTAGAAAGCTTGGAGTATTTGTGGTTGTCTAATAATTACTTAACCCTCACAATGAATTCCACATGGGTTCCTCCTTCAAATCTAACAAATATTGCACTTCGGTCATGCCTTCTCGGGCCTAAATTTCCATTGTGGCTAAGATGGCTAACACGTCTAGACAATCTTGATATCTCAAACACAAGCATATCTGACACGGTGCCGGATTGGTTTTGGACGATGGCTTCCACAGTGAAAACTCTAAACATGCGACATAACAATATTAGTGGCTATTTACCATCTACAATGGAATTTATGAGAGCAACTGCAATTGATCTCAGTTCTAACCAGTTCAATGGTCCAATACCTAAGCTTCCCATTAATCTGACGGATTTGTATCTTAGTGGAAATAATTTAGTTGGGCCATTACCATTAGACTTCGGAGCACCGAGGCTTGTAACACTCATTCTATTTGACAACTCCATCTCTGGCTCCATTCCCTCTTCGTTGTGCAAACTGAGATCACTACTTCTGTTGGACATGTCCAAAAATAAGCTAACCGGAACAATGCCTGATTGCTCTACATCCAAAAAAAACATGAATAGTCTTAATATTCTTAATCTAAGCCTCGGAAACAACAACCTCTCGGGTGGATTCCCCTCATTTCTCCAATACTGCCAAAAACTCATTTTTCTTGATCTTTCACACAACCATTTCTTTGGGACTTTGCCAACATGGATTCAGGAGAAATTGCCATATTTGGCTTTCTTACGGCTGCGATcaaatatgttttatggtcacaTTCCAGAGGAGCTTACAAAGCTAGTTAATCTTCAGCATTTGGATCTTGCCTACAATAACTTAACAGGGAGCATAGCAAAATCTATTGTTTACTGCAAAGGGATGATAGCAACAAGAGATGATTATAATTATGCAGTTTATAGTGCTCTCGGTTATGGATGGTCAATGGGCCTGAATGATTTCACCTATACCGAGAATGTCATGGTAGTCACAAAGGGTCAAGAGAGATTATATACAGGAGAGATCATGTATATGGTGAATCTTGATTTGTCCTGTAATAACATTAGTGGTGACATTCCAGAAGAAATAGGCACTCTTGTCGAATTGAAGAACCTGAATTTATCATGGAACACATTCAGTGGAAAAATTCCAGAGAACATTGGTGCCTTGGTGCAAGTTGAGTCACTCGACCTATCCAACAATGAGTTGTCTGGTAAAATCCCTCCAAGCTTATCAGCTCTTATGTCATTAAGTTGGTTGAACCTGTCCTATAACAACCTGACGGGAGAGGTACCATCTGGAGATCAACTTCAAACACTCAAGGATCCAGAATATATTTACATTGGTAACTCAGGCCTTTGTGGACCTCCTCTCTCAAAGAATTGTTCACAACCCAAGCCGATTACAGCTACTCGAGAACACCATGACGACGTAACCGATGTGGTTTCATTTTTCTTTGCTATGGGTTCTGGATACGTAATGGGCATCTGGGTAGTCTTCTGCATCTTCTTGTTCAAGAGGAAATGGAGAGTTAATTGGTACTCGGTCTGCGACAGCTTGTATGATTGGGTCTATGTACGAGTGGCCGTTACCTGGGCTTCTTGGACAAGAGAAAAAACTGCAGAAGCCAAGACGGATCGCTAG
- the LOC123114456 gene encoding uncharacterized protein — translation MEKDTATAATATAAARVCRRCKAKYSPSDNTPRSCRFHPSFFVCRRHDDQKRYYELKDGDPPYAAKFYDCCGAEDPDAAGCATGFHLSYDDPE, via the exons ATGGAGAAAgacacggcgacggcggcgacggcgacagcgGCGGCGAGGGTGTGCCGGCGGTGCAAGGCGAAGTACTCCCCGTCGGACAACACGCCGCGGTCCTGCAGGTTCCACCCCTCCTTCTTCGTCTGCCGCCGCCACGACGACCAGAAGAG GTACTACGAGCTCAAAGACGGCGATCCTCCGTACGCCGCCAAGTTCTACGACTGCTGCGGCGCCGAGGACCCCGACGCCGCCGGCTGCGCCACCGGATTCCACCTCTCCTACGACGACCCCGAGTAA
- the LOC123114455 gene encoding probable cytokinin riboside 5'-monophosphate phosphoribohydrolase LOGL5 (The sequence of the model RefSeq protein was modified relative to this genomic sequence to represent the inferred CDS: added 1 base not found in genome assembly), protein MEQQEEAPTSTTMTVSLATSPKPAPASNGSKKQLPSRFRRVCVFCGSSPGRKPAYQLAAVQLGQQLVERGIDLVYGGGSVGLMGLVSRAVHGGGGRVTGVVPRSVLPRELIGETPGGEEVKAVSGMHQRKAEMARRADAFVALPGGYGTLEELLEVITWAQLGIHDKPVGLLNVEGYYDSLLDFIDRAVDEGFVSPAARRIIVAAPTPGELLAALEEYAPAHQDASAIKLSWESSVDTMACSPPRPDISR, encoded by the coding sequence TGGAGCAGCAGGAGGAGGCACCGACGTCGACGACGATGACGGTGTCGCTGGCCACGTCGCCCAAGCCGGCGCCGGCGAGCAACGGCAGCAAGAAGCAGCTGCCGTCGCGGTTCCGCCGGGTGTGCGTCTTCTGCGGGAGCAGCCCGGGGAGGAAGCCGGCGTACCAGCTGGCCGCCGTGCAGCTCGGGCAGCAGCTGGTGGAGCGCGGCATCGACCTCGTGTACGGCGGCGGCAGCGTGGGGCTGATGGGCCTGGTGTCCCGCGCCgtgcacggcggcggcgggcgcgtcaCGGGCGTCGTGCCCCGGTCAGTGCTCCCGCGCGAGCTCATCGGCGAGACGCCCGGCGGCGAGGAGGTGAAGGCCGTGTCCGGCATGCACCAGCGCAAGGCCGAGATGGCCCGCCGCGCCGACGCCTTCGTGGCGCTCCCCGGCGGCTACGGcacgctggaggagctgctggaggtcatCACCTGGGCGCAGCTCGGCATCCACGACAAGCCCGTGGGCCTGCTGAACGTGGAGGGGTACTACGACTCGCTGCTGGACTTCATCGACAGGGCGGTGGACGAGGGGTTCGTGTCGCCGGCGGCAAGGCGCATCATCGTCGCGGCGCCCACGCCCGGCGAgctgctggcggcgctggaggagtaCGCGCCGGCGCACCAGGACGCATCCGCCATCAAGCTCAGCTGGGAGTCGTCGGTGGACACCATGGCGTGCTCGCCGCCCAGGCCGGACATCTCGCGCTAG